A window from Halarchaeum grantii encodes these proteins:
- a CDS encoding glutamate--tRNA ligase: MDEDLRKRIRREAEANALFNALKHESDAQVGAILGPLMGENPEFREHGDEVSGVVAPVVNEVNGLDEAEKRARLEEIAPERLEELDAEDEGEDHPLPDLPNAEEYEEVRMRCAPNPNGPWHLGHARMPSVIGTYKERYDGWMLVRFDDTDPETKRPDLEAYDAILDDIDYLGFEPDEVVTASERMETYYEHARELIELGGAYTCSCSGEAFSELKNDGEACPHREKDVDTVRAEFAEMVEGEYESGEMVLRVKTDIEHKNPALRDFVAFRMVDTPHPREAASDYRCWPMLDFQSGIDDHLLGITHIIRGIDLQDSAKRQQFVYDYFDWEYPEVVHWGHVQVDAYDVKMSTSTIKERIDAGDLDGWDDPRAPTLQSVRRRGIRGDAIVDAMVELGTSTSDVDLAMSSIYANNRDIVDEETPRAFLVRDGFDARDPDAETAYEATEVPVAGGPDSAHPPVHPNHEERGTRDIPVGDAVLVESRDLPAEGERVWLKGYGPVRYDGEGFSYTDDGIDVVREEGVDVVHWVPADDNVPVRMRRMDGDVHGYAEPGYAAYEPDDLVQFVRVGFARYDRENEAETVAYFAHE, translated from the coding sequence ATGGACGAGGACCTCCGCAAGCGGATCCGCCGGGAGGCCGAGGCGAACGCGCTGTTCAACGCGCTGAAACACGAGAGCGACGCCCAGGTCGGCGCGATCCTCGGGCCGCTGATGGGCGAGAACCCCGAGTTCCGCGAGCACGGCGACGAGGTCTCAGGCGTCGTCGCGCCCGTCGTGAACGAGGTGAACGGTCTCGACGAGGCGGAGAAACGCGCGCGCCTCGAGGAAATCGCGCCCGAGCGCCTCGAAGAGCTCGACGCCGAGGACGAGGGCGAGGACCACCCGCTGCCCGACCTCCCGAACGCCGAGGAGTACGAGGAGGTACGGATGCGCTGTGCGCCGAACCCGAACGGCCCGTGGCACCTCGGACACGCGCGGATGCCCTCGGTCATCGGGACGTACAAGGAGCGCTACGACGGCTGGATGCTGGTGCGCTTCGACGACACCGACCCGGAGACGAAGCGCCCCGACCTCGAGGCCTACGACGCCATCCTCGACGACATCGACTACCTCGGCTTCGAGCCGGACGAAGTGGTCACGGCCTCCGAGCGGATGGAGACCTACTACGAGCACGCCCGCGAGCTCATCGAGTTGGGCGGGGCCTACACGTGTAGCTGTTCGGGTGAGGCGTTCTCCGAGCTGAAGAACGACGGTGAGGCGTGCCCGCACCGCGAGAAGGACGTCGACACCGTCCGCGCGGAGTTCGCGGAGATGGTTGAGGGCGAGTACGAGTCCGGCGAGATGGTGCTGCGCGTGAAGACGGACATCGAGCACAAGAACCCCGCGCTGCGCGACTTCGTGGCGTTCCGCATGGTGGACACGCCGCATCCGCGCGAGGCGGCGAGCGACTATCGGTGTTGGCCGATGCTCGACTTCCAGTCCGGCATCGACGACCATCTCCTCGGTATCACGCACATCATCCGCGGCATCGACCTGCAGGACTCCGCGAAGCGCCAGCAGTTCGTCTACGACTACTTCGACTGGGAGTATCCCGAAGTGGTTCACTGGGGCCACGTCCAAGTGGACGCCTACGACGTGAAGATGAGCACGTCGACCATCAAGGAGCGAATCGACGCCGGCGACCTCGACGGCTGGGACGACCCGCGGGCGCCCACCCTGCAGTCCGTCCGCCGGCGCGGCATCCGGGGGGACGCCATCGTGGACGCGATGGTCGAACTCGGCACCTCGACGTCGGACGTCGACCTCGCGATGTCGAGCATCTACGCGAACAACCGCGACATCGTGGACGAGGAGACCCCGCGAGCGTTCCTCGTCCGCGACGGCTTCGACGCCCGCGACCCCGACGCCGAGACGGCGTACGAGGCCACCGAGGTGCCGGTCGCCGGCGGCCCTGACAGCGCGCATCCGCCCGTCCACCCGAACCACGAGGAGCGCGGGACGCGCGACATCCCCGTCGGCGACGCGGTACTCGTCGAGTCCCGCGACCTCCCCGCCGAGGGCGAGCGCGTCTGGCTGAAGGGGTACGGCCCCGTCCGCTACGACGGCGAGGGGTTCAGCTACACGGACGACGGCATCGACGTCGTTCGCGAGGAGGGCGTCGACGTCGTTCACTGGGTGCCCGCCGACGACAACGTGCCCGTCCGGATGCGCCGCATGGACGGCGACGTCCACGGCTACGCCGAACCCGGCTACGCGGCGTACGAACCCGACGACCTCGTGCAGTTCGTCCGCGTCGGCTTCGCGCGCTATGACCGCGAGAACGAGGCGGAGACGGTCGCGTACTTCGCGCACGAGTAG
- a CDS encoding DUF456 family protein codes for MDALVILAFGLLALGMVGSVLPLLPSGLVSLAGVAVYWWQTGDPGALVLAVLVALCVVATAVDWFGGALAGYAGGASTRTTVLAGVVGLLLLPLGGPIGIAIGVVGTIVVCEYRRHGDGEKSVRAALTASAGILVSALVQLLCTGVVFGALLLVHYA; via the coding sequence ATGGACGCGCTCGTCATCCTCGCGTTCGGCCTGCTCGCGCTCGGGATGGTCGGGAGCGTCCTCCCGCTCCTCCCGAGCGGCCTCGTCTCGCTCGCCGGCGTCGCCGTCTACTGGTGGCAGACCGGCGACCCGGGCGCGCTCGTCCTCGCGGTACTCGTCGCCCTCTGCGTCGTCGCGACCGCCGTCGACTGGTTCGGTGGCGCGCTCGCCGGCTACGCGGGCGGCGCTTCGACGCGGACCACCGTGCTCGCCGGCGTCGTCGGCCTCCTCCTGCTCCCGCTCGGCGGCCCCATCGGGATCGCCATCGGCGTCGTCGGCACCATCGTCGTCTGCGAGTACCGCCGTCACGGCGACGGCGAGAAGAGCGTTCGGGCGGCGCTCACGGCGAGCGCCGGTATCCTCGTGTCCGCGCTCGTCCAGCTCCTCTGCACGGGCGTCGTCTTCGGCGCGCTCCTCCTCGTCCACTACGCGTGA
- the tmcA gene encoding tRNA(Met) cytidine acetyltransferase TmcA, with amino-acid sequence MTVRDVASRLRAEARATNERRLLVLSGAGDAGLDAAREALDAADVAMADATLVGHRDALACEHVTPRDAGALLGTTREAVVYDAREECRPNALGRVTGAVDGGGLLVLVTPPLDEWSARRDRFDEGMAVPPFDRDDVAGRFRARLVATLRAHRGVAIVDVDTGTVADDGLTYPAPRLARREPSPPDEHAFPRAAYEACRTPDQVDAVHAFEALRDPGSAVVAEADRGRGKSSAAGIAAACLAEEGLDVLVTAPAFRSVRELYARAEDVCDRLDAEYDRSETTRLALADGGRVRFAKPPAAADLPGDPDVALVDEAAALPVRLLEAFLDAPRVAFTTTVHGYEGAGRGFDVRFRETLAGSDLDVADVRLDDPIRYAVGDPVEVWAFRALLLDARPPVDPLVADADPEACEYVALEQATLADDEHLLREAFGLLVAAHYRTEPDDLARLLDAPNLRVRALCHDGHVVAVCLLAREGGLDAETREAMYTGSRVKGNMLPDVLTSQLRDEAAAAPVGHRIVRIATHHAARSRGLGSALLDGVREEFREADWLGVGYGATPDLLSFWARNGFSTVHLSTTRNDTSGEYSAIMLDPLSERGEALAARHEAWFTERIAGVLADSLTDLDADVARAALAACDATPEPGLSDDRWRVVAGSAYGSAMYSVDPEPFRRLAVCALVREDAPALAAEGRDAVRRERLLVLKLLQCRPWDDVAEELGYHSTGQAMRAFGDALQPLCDAWGGDVAERERERHR; translated from the coding sequence ATGACCGTCAGGGACGTCGCCAGTCGACTCCGCGCGGAGGCCCGCGCGACGAACGAGCGGCGCCTGCTCGTCCTCTCGGGGGCCGGTGACGCGGGCCTCGACGCCGCGCGCGAGGCGCTGGACGCCGCCGACGTCGCGATGGCGGACGCGACGCTCGTCGGCCACCGCGACGCGCTCGCCTGCGAGCACGTGACGCCGCGCGATGCGGGCGCCCTCCTCGGGACCACGCGCGAGGCCGTCGTCTACGACGCGCGCGAGGAGTGCCGGCCGAACGCCCTCGGGCGCGTGACCGGTGCCGTCGACGGCGGCGGCCTCCTCGTGCTCGTCACGCCGCCGCTCGACGAATGGTCGGCGCGACGCGACCGCTTCGACGAGGGGATGGCCGTCCCGCCGTTCGACCGCGACGACGTCGCGGGCCGCTTTCGCGCCCGCCTCGTCGCCACGCTGCGCGCGCACCGTGGCGTCGCCATCGTCGACGTCGACACCGGAACCGTCGCGGACGACGGCCTCACATATCCGGCGCCGCGTCTCGCCCGCCGTGAGCCGTCGCCGCCCGACGAGCACGCCTTCCCGCGGGCGGCCTACGAGGCCTGCCGTACTCCCGATCAGGTCGACGCGGTCCACGCCTTCGAGGCGCTCCGCGACCCGGGATCGGCGGTCGTCGCGGAGGCCGACCGCGGGCGCGGGAAGTCGAGCGCGGCCGGCATCGCGGCGGCCTGCCTCGCGGAAGAGGGGCTGGACGTCCTCGTCACCGCCCCGGCGTTCCGGAGCGTCCGCGAACTCTACGCGCGCGCGGAGGACGTCTGCGACCGCCTCGACGCTGAGTACGACCGCTCGGAGACGACGCGACTCGCCCTCGCGGACGGCGGCCGCGTCCGCTTCGCCAAGCCGCCGGCGGCCGCCGACCTACCCGGCGACCCGGACGTCGCCCTCGTCGACGAGGCCGCCGCGCTCCCCGTCCGCCTCCTCGAGGCGTTCCTCGACGCCCCCCGCGTCGCGTTCACCACGACCGTCCACGGCTACGAGGGCGCCGGACGCGGCTTCGACGTGCGCTTCCGGGAGACGCTCGCGGGGAGCGACCTCGACGTGGCGGACGTTCGGCTCGACGACCCCATCCGATACGCCGTCGGCGACCCCGTCGAGGTGTGGGCGTTCCGCGCGCTCCTCCTGGACGCCCGCCCGCCCGTGGACCCGCTCGTCGCGGACGCCGACCCCGAAGCCTGCGAGTACGTCGCCCTCGAGCAGGCGACGCTCGCCGACGACGAACACCTACTCCGCGAGGCGTTCGGCCTGCTCGTCGCCGCGCACTACCGGACCGAACCCGACGACCTCGCCCGCCTCCTCGACGCGCCGAACCTCCGCGTCCGCGCGCTGTGCCACGACGGCCACGTCGTCGCCGTCTGCCTCCTCGCCCGCGAGGGCGGCCTCGACGCCGAGACGCGCGAGGCGATGTACACCGGGAGCCGCGTGAAGGGGAACATGCTCCCGGACGTCCTCACGAGCCAACTCCGCGACGAGGCGGCCGCCGCGCCCGTCGGCCACCGCATCGTCCGCATCGCCACTCACCACGCCGCGCGCTCCCGGGGACTGGGCTCCGCGCTCCTCGACGGCGTTCGAGAGGAGTTCCGGGAGGCGGACTGGCTCGGCGTCGGCTACGGCGCGACGCCCGACCTGCTCTCCTTCTGGGCGCGAAACGGGTTCTCGACCGTCCACCTCTCCACCACGCGAAACGACACGAGCGGCGAGTACTCCGCGATCATGCTCGACCCACTGAGCGAGCGCGGGGAGGCGCTCGCCGCGCGCCACGAGGCGTGGTTCACGGAGCGCATCGCCGGCGTGCTCGCGGACAGCCTCACCGACCTCGACGCGGACGTCGCGCGCGCCGCGCTCGCCGCCTGCGACGCCACCCCCGAACCCGGCCTCTCCGACGACCGGTGGCGCGTCGTCGCCGGCTCCGCGTACGGCTCCGCGATGTACAGCGTCGACCCCGAACCCTTCCGGCGTCTCGCCGTTTGCGCGCTCGTCCGCGAGGACGCACCGGCGCTCGCCGCCGAGGGGCGCGACGCCGTGCGCCGCGAGCGCCTCCTCGTCCTGAAGCTCCTCCAGTGTCGGCCGTGGGACGACGTCGCCGAGGAGCTCGGCTATCACTCGACGGGGCAGGCGATGCGGGCGTTCGGCGACGCGCTGCAACCGCTCTGTGACGCGTGGGGCGGCGATGTCGCCGAACGCGAGCGCGAGCGCCACCGCTGA
- the rpl7ae gene encoding 50S ribosomal protein L7Ae: MPVYVDYDVPADLQERALEALEVARDTGSVKKGTNETTKAVERGNADLVLVAEDVSPEEIVLHLPELADEKGIPYIFVETQDELGVAAGLEVGSAAAAVVDAGDAEDDVEDIGAKIEELK, from the coding sequence ATGCCAGTATACGTTGATTACGACGTCCCGGCCGACCTGCAGGAGCGAGCGCTCGAAGCGCTCGAGGTTGCCCGCGACACCGGTAGTGTCAAGAAAGGTACGAACGAGACGACCAAGGCCGTCGAGCGCGGCAACGCGGACCTCGTCCTCGTCGCCGAGGACGTCTCCCCCGAGGAGATCGTCCTCCACCTCCCCGAGCTCGCCGACGAGAAGGGCATCCCCTACATCTTCGTCGAGACGCAGGACGAACTCGGCGTCGCCGCCGGTCTCGAAGTCGGTTCCGCCGCCGCCGCCGTCGTCGACGCCGGCGACGCGGAGGACGACGTCGAGGACATCGGCGCGAAGATCGAGGAGCTGAAGTAA
- a CDS encoding 30S ribosomal protein S28e → MSAEESETQDSTSAEVIEVVGKTGMHGEAMQVKCRLQEGSNQGRIITRNVLGPTRVGDVLQLRETAREADSIGGQ, encoded by the coding sequence ATGAGTGCCGAGGAATCGGAAACCCAGGATTCCACGTCCGCCGAAGTCATCGAGGTCGTCGGCAAGACCGGGATGCACGGCGAGGCGATGCAGGTGAAGTGCCGACTTCAGGAAGGCTCCAACCAGGGCCGCATCATCACGCGGAACGTCCTCGGCCCGACGCGGGTCGGCGACGTCCTCCAGCTGCGTGAGACGGCCCGCGAAGCCGACTCCATCGGAGGTCAGTAA
- a CDS encoding 50S ribosomal protein L24e, whose translation MPQTRECDYCGADIEPGTGTMFVYNDGRTVHFCSSKCEKNADLGREPRELEWTDEGHAQAGEGE comes from the coding sequence ATGCCCCAGACCCGAGAGTGTGACTACTGTGGGGCGGACATCGAGCCCGGGACGGGTACGATGTTCGTCTACAACGACGGACGCACCGTGCACTTCTGCTCGTCGAAGTGCGAGAAGAACGCCGACCTCGGCCGCGAACCCCGCGAGCTCGAGTGGACCGACGAGGGCCACGCGCAGGCCGGCGAGGGCGAATAG
- the ndk gene encoding nucleoside-diphosphate kinase: MSHHDERTFVMVKPDGVQRGLIGEIVGRLEDKGLKMVGGKFMQIDEELAHEHYGEHEGKPFFEGLVEFITSGPVFAMVWEGADATRQVRQMMGATDAQEAAPGTIRGDFGNDLGHNVIHGSDHEDEGANEREIALFFDEDELVDWDANEATWVYEDAGDH, from the coding sequence ATGAGCCACCACGACGAGCGGACGTTCGTGATGGTCAAGCCCGACGGCGTCCAGCGCGGTCTCATCGGCGAGATCGTCGGCCGCCTCGAAGACAAGGGCCTGAAGATGGTCGGCGGGAAGTTCATGCAGATCGACGAGGAGCTCGCCCACGAGCACTACGGCGAGCACGAGGGCAAGCCCTTCTTCGAGGGCCTCGTCGAGTTCATCACCTCCGGACCGGTCTTCGCGATGGTCTGGGAGGGCGCGGACGCGACGCGACAGGTTCGCCAGATGATGGGCGCGACGGACGCGCAGGAGGCCGCTCCCGGCACCATCCGTGGTGACTTCGGGAACGACCTCGGACACAACGTCATCCACGGAAGCGACCACGAGGACGAGGGCGCGAACGAGCGCGAGATCGCCCTCTTCTTCGACGAGGACGAACTCGTCGACTGGGACGCCAACGAGGCGACCTGGGTCTACGAGGACGCGGGCGACCACTAA